A genomic window from Bdellovibrio sp. SKB1291214 includes:
- a CDS encoding Rnase Y domain-containing protein: protein MTALIATALVGIIAGGLLGWALHKLNVKRTLRLAREEAQEIIDETKEAIELKELEQKERIQEIEMEMWTKVEPDMLKSEGRIEDLQEVANEKKAKADSIVQEEKKKLQEREADVKNQEQVLRGQEAELAKIKDLQKSLNGEFIQKLTAKLGTSAEDFKSELKAKMEDEAVRRAARLAQEHEEDAKEHAETRAKKILAMVIDRFARPYCPERGIGAVNFPDAHARKLFVDPAGANIKAVQDSCGCDIIVEQDMEMVGVAGFDPVRRELTRRTLERIFKEKKSITPEFIKKIAENQKKELFKNIKHDGDSLAKELKLEGLNAEIRQMMGSLRYRYSFTQNQYFHCGEVGWLAGLMAAELGLDIKKARRVGMLHDIGKSMDHVQEGGHAVIGADFIAARGEAPDVVHAVKAHHFDEQPSTDHAFLVIAADAVSGARPGARRSTIESYNQKVSELQDIARSFPGVTDCFVLSGGRECRVMVNGKKVDDLHALDLSKKIAAKIEEECNYPGQIKVVVVRETVVTEQTRKELA from the coding sequence ATGACTGCATTGATTGCTACAGCCCTGGTTGGAATTATAGCCGGTGGATTATTGGGTTGGGCCTTGCACAAGTTGAATGTGAAACGCACGCTTCGTCTGGCTCGTGAAGAGGCCCAGGAAATCATCGATGAAACGAAGGAAGCGATCGAGCTTAAAGAGCTTGAGCAAAAAGAGCGCATTCAAGAAATCGAAATGGAAATGTGGACCAAAGTGGAACCTGACATGTTAAAGTCAGAAGGTCGCATTGAAGATTTGCAAGAGGTCGCCAACGAAAAGAAAGCCAAAGCTGATTCCATCGTTCAGGAAGAAAAAAAGAAACTTCAGGAACGTGAAGCTGATGTGAAAAACCAAGAACAAGTTTTACGTGGCCAAGAGGCCGAACTTGCAAAAATCAAAGACCTGCAAAAGTCTTTAAATGGTGAATTCATTCAAAAGCTAACAGCGAAGCTTGGAACTTCCGCGGAGGATTTCAAGTCAGAACTTAAAGCGAAGATGGAAGATGAAGCTGTTCGTAGAGCAGCCCGCCTGGCCCAAGAGCACGAGGAAGACGCCAAAGAACACGCCGAAACTCGCGCTAAAAAAATCTTGGCCATGGTCATTGACCGTTTTGCACGTCCATACTGTCCTGAGCGCGGGATTGGTGCGGTGAACTTTCCCGATGCCCATGCTCGTAAATTGTTTGTGGATCCTGCGGGAGCCAACATCAAAGCCGTTCAAGATAGCTGTGGTTGTGACATCATCGTTGAGCAAGATATGGAGATGGTGGGCGTTGCGGGCTTTGACCCTGTTCGCCGCGAGCTAACTCGCAGAACGCTGGAAAGAATCTTTAAAGAGAAGAAAAGCATCACTCCGGAATTCATCAAAAAAATTGCGGAAAATCAGAAGAAAGAACTTTTCAAAAATATCAAACACGATGGCGATTCTTTAGCTAAAGAGTTAAAGCTTGAAGGTCTGAATGCGGAAATCCGTCAGATGATGGGCTCTTTGCGCTATCGTTATTCTTTCACACAAAACCAATACTTTCACTGTGGTGAAGTTGGCTGGCTTGCAGGGTTGATGGCAGCAGAACTTGGACTTGATATCAAAAAAGCACGCCGCGTGGGCATGCTTCACGATATTGGTAAATCCATGGACCACGTACAAGAAGGTGGCCATGCTGTGATTGGTGCTGATTTCATCGCTGCTCGTGGTGAAGCGCCTGACGTTGTACATGCTGTTAAAGCCCATCACTTTGATGAACAGCCTTCGACAGATCATGCCTTCCTTGTTATCGCAGCCGATGCAGTTTCAGGGGCCCGTCCCGGCGCACGTCGTTCAACAATCGAATCTTACAATCAGAAAGTTTCTGAATTGCAAGACATCGCTCGTAGCTTCCCAGGCGTGACTGATTGTTTCGTTCTGAGCGGGGGCCGCGAGTGTCGCGTAATGGTGAACGGCAAAAAGGTCGACGATCTGCACGCATTAGATTTGTCTAAAAAAATTGCAGCTAAAATCGAAGAAGAATGCAATTACCCAGGACAAATCAAAGTCGTCGTGGTGCGCGAAACAGTTGTAACAGAGCAAACTCGCAAAGAACTTGCTTAG
- a CDS encoding OsmC family protein produces the protein MGQMETKTQWTGKGLGFAAESRGLKFVMDGKPADGSDQGPSPKEVLLASICACSGMDVVSILQKMRLDLQSCDVDAQTETTEGHPAIFKLVRVQYLIKGSNIKPEQAIKAVTLSMTKYCGVTAMVCPTSPVQFEIFLNTEKIHDGKADFTEAMKESHKS, from the coding sequence ATGGGCCAGATGGAAACGAAGACACAATGGACAGGTAAAGGCTTAGGTTTTGCGGCCGAGTCACGAGGATTAAAGTTCGTTATGGACGGAAAGCCTGCTGACGGAAGCGATCAAGGTCCGTCTCCAAAGGAAGTTTTGCTCGCAAGCATTTGTGCCTGCTCGGGTATGGACGTGGTTTCCATTTTGCAAAAAATGCGACTGGATCTGCAGTCCTGTGATGTTGATGCGCAAACGGAAACCACGGAAGGGCATCCTGCCATCTTTAAATTGGTTCGTGTGCAATATTTGATCAAGGGCAGTAATATCAAACCGGAGCAAGCCATCAAAGCAGTGACTTTGTCGATGACGAAGTACTGCGGCGTCACTGCTATGGTATGTCCCACGTCTCCTGTGCAATTTGAAATCTTTTTGAACACAGAAAAGATTCACGACGGTAAAGCAGACTTCACAGAAGCCATGAAGGAATCTCACAAGTCATGA
- the arfB gene encoding alternative ribosome rescue aminoacyl-tRNA hydrolase ArfB: MIIDVAQFYHEFDFTYARSRGPGGQNVNRTNSAAILRWNVRDSQSLPEPIKLRLLEKLANQLTVDGDILIRSEEFRDQDQNRSACLKRLQALVQKALFVPKKRVATKPTRSSVRKRLDSKKRHSEVKAGRKKLY, encoded by the coding sequence ATGATCATTGATGTCGCGCAGTTTTATCACGAATTTGATTTCACCTATGCTCGCTCTCGCGGGCCGGGTGGGCAAAATGTAAATCGCACCAATTCGGCGGCGATTTTACGTTGGAATGTGCGCGACAGCCAAAGTTTGCCGGAGCCGATTAAGTTGCGTTTGCTGGAAAAGTTGGCAAATCAGCTCACAGTTGATGGTGATATCTTGATTCGCAGTGAAGAATTCAGAGATCAAGATCAGAATCGTTCAGCTTGCCTCAAACGATTGCAGGCCTTGGTGCAAAAGGCCTTATTCGTTCCTAAGAAACGGGTCGCAACCAAACCCACTCGCAGTTCTGTGCGAAAACGGTTGGATTCTAAGAAACGTCATTCCGAAGTCAAAGCCGGCCGCAAAAAACTTTATTAG
- a CDS encoding MFS transporter, whose amino-acid sequence MDVNKKDPAVFSKKEKVLLGILASVQFSSIVDFMIMMPLGPQLMRLFQISPHQFGLLVSSYSFCAGLSGFTASFFMDKFDRKNMLLFFFLGFSIGTIACALAPTYELLLLARGLTGIFGGVLSSLVLSIVSDAISYERRGSAMGIIMTSFSVASIFGVPFSLYLANQFSWHAPFIFLGVASLVLCVVAYFGVPPVRGHLEHPREKEAVYQSLLRIFKNKNQIRALIFMSTVIFGHFAIIPYLSPSMVSNAGLTEEQLPLIYMIGGLFTIFTSPMIGRMSDRLGKHKVFLFGAALCTLPIFAITHLTASPAWLVLSITSVFFVVSGGRMIPATALVSGTASPQNRGSFMSIVSCVQQLSSALASYIAGIIIVKAPSGRLENYELVGYMSITVTLIAIYLSRKITATEGPQGPATEPVIAEAH is encoded by the coding sequence ATGGACGTCAACAAAAAGGACCCCGCGGTGTTTTCTAAAAAAGAAAAAGTACTTCTAGGAATATTAGCATCTGTTCAATTCAGCTCTATCGTGGATTTCATGATCATGATGCCACTGGGACCTCAACTCATGCGGCTGTTTCAGATCTCCCCACACCAGTTCGGACTACTTGTGTCATCGTACAGCTTCTGCGCGGGCCTAAGTGGTTTCACAGCCTCATTCTTTATGGATAAGTTTGATCGCAAGAACATGCTGCTATTTTTCTTCCTTGGCTTTTCGATTGGAACTATTGCGTGCGCCTTGGCACCTACCTACGAACTCCTTTTGTTGGCGCGTGGTTTAACAGGAATTTTTGGTGGCGTGCTCAGCTCACTGGTTCTTTCGATTGTCAGCGACGCTATTTCATACGAACGCCGCGGCTCTGCAATGGGGATCATCATGACTTCGTTTTCAGTGGCCTCGATTTTTGGTGTCCCGTTTAGCTTGTATCTTGCAAACCAATTCTCGTGGCATGCGCCTTTTATATTTCTAGGAGTGGCGTCCCTCGTGCTATGCGTGGTTGCTTATTTTGGCGTTCCACCTGTACGTGGTCATTTGGAGCATCCGCGGGAAAAAGAAGCTGTCTATCAGTCTTTGCTGCGTATTTTTAAAAATAAAAATCAAATCCGTGCTTTGATATTTATGTCGACTGTGATTTTTGGTCACTTTGCGATTATTCCGTACTTATCACCATCGATGGTTTCCAATGCAGGTTTGACCGAAGAACAACTGCCATTGATTTACATGATTGGTGGGTTATTTACGATCTTTACTTCACCGATGATTGGTCGCATGTCGGATCGATTAGGAAAACACAAGGTCTTTTTATTTGGCGCCGCCCTGTGCACTCTGCCGATCTTCGCCATCACTCATCTGACAGCAAGTCCAGCTTGGTTGGTGCTTTCGATCACGTCCGTGTTCTTTGTGGTCTCCGGAGGCAGAATGATTCCAGCGACAGCCCTGGTCTCTGGAACCGCGTCACCGCAAAATCGTGGCAGCTTTATGAGTATCGTTAGTTGCGTGCAACAGCTATCCTCTGCGCTGGCCAGCTATATCGCAGGCATCATCATTGTTAAAGCGCCTTCGGGCCGCTTGGAAAACTATGAACTGGTGGGATATATGTCGATCACTGTAACTTTGATCGCGATTTATCTCTCGCGCAAAATCACCGCGACAGAGGGGCCGCAAGGCCCTGCCACCGAGCCTGTGATCGCAGAAGCTCACTAA
- a CDS encoding sulfite exporter TauE/SafE family protein: MHEILLLITAVGAGFLGALLGLGGGIIIVPVLTLIYHIDIRYAIAASLISIVATSSGAAASYLKDSLTNLRLAVFLEIGTVSGAIVGFLLASYIKAKFLFLIFGVFLFFSALMMLRKRHEHYSPVNHPWADKLKLDGGFPEGGHWKTYKVEMVPLGLFAMFGAGVLSALLGIGSGIFKVLAMDGAMKLPIKVSSATSNFMIGVTASASAGAYLLKGDVRPEIAAPVAVGIIIGSMAGAKAMTKMPAGVIRKIFAVILSIVSVQMIMKGLK; this comes from the coding sequence ATGCATGAGATACTTCTTCTAATCACAGCAGTCGGAGCAGGGTTTTTAGGAGCTTTGCTGGGGTTGGGAGGAGGTATCATCATCGTGCCTGTTCTCACGCTTATTTATCACATCGACATTCGCTATGCCATTGCAGCCAGTTTAATCTCTATTGTCGCAACGTCTTCCGGCGCGGCGGCCAGTTATCTTAAAGATTCACTCACGAACCTGCGTTTAGCCGTGTTTTTAGAAATCGGCACGGTGAGTGGTGCGATCGTCGGATTTTTACTCGCGTCGTATATCAAAGCCAAGTTTCTGTTTTTAATCTTTGGCGTGTTTTTGTTTTTCTCAGCATTAATGATGCTTAGAAAACGCCACGAGCATTATTCTCCCGTCAATCATCCTTGGGCTGACAAATTGAAACTCGATGGTGGTTTTCCCGAGGGTGGACATTGGAAGACCTACAAAGTCGAGATGGTGCCGCTGGGCTTATTTGCGATGTTTGGTGCGGGGGTGCTTTCCGCGTTACTTGGTATCGGCAGTGGTATTTTCAAGGTTCTTGCAATGGACGGGGCGATGAAACTTCCTATTAAAGTGTCATCAGCGACTTCCAATTTCATGATTGGCGTCACGGCTTCAGCAAGTGCCGGTGCTTATTTGTTAAAAGGTGATGTGCGACCTGAAATCGCGGCGCCAGTTGCGGTGGGAATTATCATCGGCTCTATGGCCGGTGCAAAAGCCATGACCAAGATGCCAGCCGGTGTGATTCGAAAAATCTTCGCTGTGATTCTTTCTATTGTTTCCGTTCAAATGATCATGAAGGGGCTTAAATAA
- a CDS encoding DUF1634 domain-containing protein, translated as MAPQSQQDQALHDLELKISKMLRSGVYISGALMSIGWIWQWIVEGDTLATFQTYEQKSLYETLHWAVVMQNRPLIISIAGLAVLVLLPITRVFLTGILFVKQKDRILALMAFAVFFCLVASFFLGIDL; from the coding sequence ATGGCGCCACAATCCCAACAAGACCAAGCTCTTCACGATTTAGAACTTAAAATCAGTAAAATGCTTCGAAGTGGAGTTTACATCTCCGGTGCCTTGATGAGTATCGGCTGGATCTGGCAATGGATTGTTGAGGGAGATACTCTGGCAACGTTCCAAACCTACGAACAGAAATCTCTTTACGAAACCCTTCATTGGGCCGTGGTGATGCAAAATCGTCCGCTCATTATCTCTATCGCAGGTCTTGCAGTTTTGGTTTTACTGCCGATCACGCGCGTTTTCTTAACGGGCATCCTATTTGTAAAGCAGAAAGACAGGATTTTAGCCCTTATGGCCTTTGCGGTTTTCTTTTGCCTGGTGGCCAGTTTCTTTTTGGGTATCGATCTTTAG
- a CDS encoding helix-turn-helix domain-containing protein encodes MLLKDYLRDKRVSAGFDLSEASQQLGYQDFKFLSNVELGIKLPTTDLLLKMCDVYGVSPAEMREVYINEAKSRATASAAERWDND; translated from the coding sequence ATGTTATTAAAAGATTATCTCAGGGATAAAAGGGTTTCCGCAGGTTTTGATCTCTCTGAAGCCTCTCAGCAGCTAGGATATCAAGACTTCAAATTCCTTTCTAACGTCGAGCTTGGCATCAAATTACCCACCACGGATTTGCTTTTAAAAATGTGCGATGTTTACGGGGTCAGTCCTGCAGAGATGCGCGAAGTCTATATTAATGAAGCAAAAAGTCGGGCTACGGCTTCTGCAGCGGAACGTTGGGATAATGATTAA
- a CDS encoding DUF4442 domain-containing protein, translated as MNTKIFKFNAFLAAYGLFKIPLLVFIGPKVVEMTDKKFVIKIPLGYRTKNHLNSMYFGALGVGAELSIAAPAVQVIAESKQKIDFIFKDFTAQYGKRADGGVHFICDEVEAVKSLIEEAKKNPERLERKMKGYAIVPSKSQEPVMTYELTLSVRNRSLKS; from the coding sequence ATGAATACTAAAATCTTCAAATTTAACGCCTTCCTTGCAGCTTACGGTCTTTTCAAAATCCCTCTTTTGGTATTTATAGGTCCCAAAGTGGTGGAAATGACGGATAAGAAATTCGTTATTAAGATTCCACTGGGCTACCGAACGAAAAACCATCTGAACTCGATGTACTTTGGTGCTTTGGGAGTGGGTGCTGAACTTTCGATTGCGGCCCCCGCAGTGCAGGTGATTGCTGAAAGTAAGCAAAAAATTGACTTCATCTTTAAGGATTTCACAGCCCAATACGGAAAACGTGCTGACGGTGGTGTTCACTTCATCTGCGATGAAGTCGAAGCGGTAAAATCGTTGATCGAAGAAGCTAAGAAAAATCCAGAGCGTCTGGAAAGAAAAATGAAAGGCTATGCTATTGTGCCAAGCAAAAGCCAAGAGCCGGTCATGACCTATGAATTGACTTTGTCTGTAAGAAATCGCTCCCTAAAATCCTAG
- a CDS encoding GNAT family N-acetyltransferase: protein MSIEIKEIRYASSEYQLEVNLRYEILRKPLGLKFTQEELKAEKDDIHLGAFRGKLLFGCLLLRKHDNTTVKMRQVAVQAHTQGTGIGRLLVEASETKAKELGYSVIELNARETAVPFYQKVGYETIGDTVGVAGLPHKIMRKKI, encoded by the coding sequence ATGTCCATTGAAATTAAAGAAATCCGATATGCTTCCAGCGAGTATCAGCTGGAAGTAAATCTTCGCTATGAAATTTTGCGAAAACCTTTAGGGCTCAAATTTACCCAAGAAGAACTTAAAGCGGAAAAAGACGACATCCATCTCGGAGCCTTTCGCGGAAAGCTCCTGTTTGGTTGCCTTCTTCTAAGAAAACACGACAACACCACAGTAAAAATGCGCCAAGTCGCTGTACAGGCGCATACTCAAGGTACGGGCATAGGTCGCTTATTGGTGGAGGCCTCGGAAACCAAAGCCAAAGAGCTTGGCTATTCAGTGATCGAACTGAATGCCCGAGAAACCGCAGTGCCATTCTATCAGAAGGTTGGTTATGAAACGATAGGTGACACTGTCGGCGTCGCAGGTCTTCCCCATAAAATCATGAGAAAGAAAATCTAA
- a CDS encoding NAD(P)H-dependent flavin oxidoreductase, with translation MLKKIKTPFTEMMGIDYPIIAAPMFLVSNANLVAQASEAGGIGTFPALNYRPLENYAAALRDIRQKTNKPIGINIIVNKSNTRQNDDLKIALDHGVNLFITSLGNPKTVIQEAHKNGAKVFCDVTNLDHALKVQDLGADGVIAVGAGAGGHAGPISPLVLIPWLKTRLNIPIIAAGGISHGSMIAACLALGASGVSVGTRFIASKEADVDQAYKDAIIKSTPEDIVMTTRVSGTPAAVINTPYVQKMGTDLPWAMKILKDHKLTKKYMVPLIHLMGMKSLEEAAVKPTWKTVWTAGQSVGLVEEILSVREIYAKLISEYEGSVKSLNQLGE, from the coding sequence ATGCTTAAAAAAATTAAAACTCCCTTTACAGAAATGATGGGTATTGATTATCCCATCATCGCAGCACCGATGTTTTTGGTGAGTAATGCAAATCTAGTTGCTCAAGCCAGTGAGGCTGGCGGGATAGGAACATTCCCCGCATTGAATTATCGCCCTCTTGAAAATTACGCAGCCGCATTAAGAGACATTCGCCAAAAAACCAATAAACCCATTGGCATCAACATCATCGTTAATAAATCCAACACTCGCCAAAATGACGATTTAAAAATCGCCCTTGATCACGGCGTGAACTTATTCATTACTTCTTTGGGAAATCCAAAAACCGTGATTCAAGAAGCTCACAAAAACGGAGCCAAAGTATTTTGCGATGTTACGAATCTGGATCATGCTTTAAAAGTTCAGGATCTGGGAGCAGATGGTGTTATCGCCGTCGGCGCCGGAGCCGGGGGACACGCGGGTCCGATCTCCCCACTTGTGTTGATTCCTTGGCTTAAAACTCGATTAAATATTCCCATCATAGCCGCCGGCGGAATTTCCCATGGCTCCATGATCGCGGCATGCTTGGCACTGGGTGCTTCTGGTGTCAGTGTCGGAACTCGCTTTATTGCTTCTAAGGAAGCTGATGTAGATCAAGCCTATAAAGATGCCATCATCAAATCGACTCCGGAAGACATCGTCATGACAACTCGTGTATCTGGCACTCCAGCCGCGGTGATCAACACTCCTTATGTTCAAAAAATGGGAACTGATTTGCCTTGGGCCATGAAAATCTTAAAAGACCACAAACTGACTAAGAAATATATGGTTCCATTGATTCACCTAATGGGCATGAAATCCCTAGAAGAAGCCGCCGTCAAACCCACATGGAAAACAGTTTGGACAGCAGGCCAATCCGTTGGATTGGTCGAAGAAATACTCAGCGTTCGAGAAATCTATGCAAAACTGATTTCCGAATACGAAGGCAGCGTTAAAAGCCTGAATCAACTTGGAGAATAA
- a CDS encoding voltage-gated chloride channel family protein, with product MFKSVLQWLGISLIIGALAGTTSAGFLASLDFVTRTRQEYPWLLLLLPVAGISVAWMYHRHGKTVAAGTDLILDEIHSPKQVVPLRMTPLVLLGTLITHLFGGSAGREGTAVQMSASLSDQLTHLFEFEGQQRKILLMTGISAGFSSVFGTPLAGAIFGLEVLRVGRLRYAALLPCFASAIFADRVTSMWGIHHTIYKISEVAPLNMAPLGYAVFAGIAFGLCARLFSYSLHHMIRLFKNAINNPMVRAFVGGVIVIVLAALMQSDRYLGLGVHVIVEAFQQHVPAYDFVLKILFTAVTLGAGFKGGEVTPLFFVGATLGNALSWILPLPMSLLSGMGFVGVFAGAANTPLACTVMAMELFGTQGAVFCAVACIVSYLCSGHKGIYHSQRIGVKTHA from the coding sequence TTGTTTAAATCAGTTCTGCAATGGCTTGGAATATCTTTGATCATCGGCGCACTCGCCGGGACCACCTCTGCAGGATTCTTAGCCTCCCTTGATTTCGTGACCCGCACCAGACAGGAATACCCCTGGTTGCTTTTGCTATTACCAGTTGCAGGAATTTCAGTAGCCTGGATGTATCATCGCCACGGAAAAACAGTTGCCGCAGGAACTGATCTGATTTTGGACGAAATCCACAGTCCCAAACAGGTTGTTCCTTTACGAATGACTCCGCTGGTTTTATTAGGAACTTTGATCACGCATCTTTTTGGTGGTTCCGCAGGACGCGAGGGAACGGCTGTGCAAATGAGCGCCTCCTTATCTGACCAACTGACTCATCTTTTTGAATTTGAAGGGCAGCAACGAAAAATTTTATTGATGACAGGGATCTCCGCCGGTTTTTCCTCTGTGTTTGGAACACCCTTGGCGGGAGCCATTTTCGGCCTGGAAGTTTTGCGCGTGGGTCGACTTCGTTACGCAGCTTTATTACCTTGTTTTGCCTCGGCGATCTTCGCTGATCGCGTCACTTCAATGTGGGGTATTCATCATACAATTTATAAAATATCTGAGGTCGCACCCTTAAATATGGCACCCTTGGGTTACGCGGTTTTCGCGGGCATTGCGTTTGGACTTTGCGCGCGACTTTTTTCCTACAGCCTGCACCATATGATTCGGTTGTTTAAAAATGCCATTAATAATCCGATGGTCCGTGCATTCGTGGGCGGCGTGATTGTTATCGTGCTAGCCGCCTTGATGCAATCGGATCGCTATTTGGGCTTAGGAGTTCATGTCATCGTTGAAGCATTTCAACAACACGTCCCCGCCTATGATTTTGTGTTAAAAATTTTGTTCACCGCTGTGACGTTGGGAGCGGGATTTAAAGGTGGCGAGGTCACTCCGTTATTTTTCGTGGGCGCGACACTAGGCAATGCGCTATCGTGGATTTTACCTTTGCCGATGTCACTATTAAGTGGAATGGGATTCGTCGGTGTATTTGCCGGTGCTGCGAACACTCCACTTGCTTGCACCGTGATGGCAATGGAACTTTTTGGAACTCAAGGTGCAGTATTCTGTGCGGTTGCTTGTATCGTTAGCTATCTCTGCTCCGGACACAAAGGCATTTATCACTCACAAAGGATTGGGGTAAAAACACATGCTTAA
- a CDS encoding TetR/AcrR family transcriptional regulator translates to MGASPISHNNPDKKYMLKIPVQKRSKETVASIVESCARLLVQEPYHAITTDKIAEMAGVSIGSLYQFFANKEAIVAAVIDDLLQKDLVYIEENLAKLTTTDLDAKIHAFIDIGFARFHDNRPLRTALQGVQGMLDYWETRRVFFEHYQKAVLQHMPQIPGRDREMIALFIVSSFNNILQLSLLGPQTPERENEIKKEVYILINRYLKP, encoded by the coding sequence ATGGGTGCCAGTCCAATAAGCCACAACAATCCGGATAAAAAGTATATGTTGAAAATTCCGGTACAAAAACGCTCTAAAGAAACTGTGGCGAGTATTGTTGAATCTTGTGCACGTCTCTTAGTGCAAGAACCTTATCATGCCATCACGACAGATAAGATTGCGGAAATGGCCGGAGTTAGTATCGGCTCACTCTATCAATTTTTTGCGAACAAAGAAGCCATCGTAGCTGCTGTCATCGACGATCTTTTGCAAAAAGACTTGGTATATATTGAAGAGAATTTAGCGAAGTTAACAACCACTGACTTGGATGCAAAAATTCATGCCTTTATTGATATCGGTTTTGCTCGTTTCCACGACAACCGCCCTCTAAGAACGGCTTTGCAAGGCGTTCAAGGAATGCTTGATTACTGGGAAACACGCCGCGTGTTCTTTGAACACTATCAAAAAGCGGTATTGCAGCACATGCCACAAATTCCAGGTCGTGATCGCGAGATGATTGCCCTGTTCATCGTGAGCAGCTTTAATAATATCTTGCAATTAAGTCTTTTGGGTCCACAAACACCTGAACGAGAAAACGAAATCAAAAAAGAAGTCTACATTTTGATCAATCGTTATTTGAAACCTTAA
- a CDS encoding helix-turn-helix domain-containing protein: MCTGDKFSMCIRNSKNEVVYQNEASQKTCGSKALGVCGNTACAEMMKQVEETAPVQDGMRLHKGQHIEGQFVDVMLVKDGENMITCLYPIKNEAEKASAQEAFYVNKGLTPSEIKIMQMVGQGLKNQEIADKLFISKATLKTHLNNAYKKLPASMRPQQGRVA, from the coding sequence ATGTGCACTGGTGATAAATTCAGTATGTGTATTCGTAACAGCAAAAATGAAGTTGTTTATCAAAACGAAGCTTCGCAAAAAACTTGCGGTTCTAAAGCCCTGGGTGTCTGCGGGAATACCGCTTGTGCCGAGATGATGAAGCAAGTTGAAGAAACAGCTCCCGTACAAGATGGCATGAGACTTCATAAAGGCCAGCACATTGAAGGTCAGTTCGTCGACGTTATGTTGGTAAAAGACGGCGAGAATATGATCACCTGTCTGTATCCCATCAAAAACGAAGCTGAAAAAGCCTCTGCCCAAGAAGCCTTTTATGTGAATAAGGGCCTCACTCCGAGCGAAATTAAAATTATGCAGATGGTGGGACAGGGTTTGAAAAATCAGGAAATCGCCGACAAGCTTTTCATCTCGAAGGCGACTTTGAAAACTCACTTAAATAATGCTTATAAGAAGCTTCCAGCTTCGATGCGCCCTCAGCAAGGTCGCGTCGCCTAA
- a CDS encoding universal stress protein has translation MRIIWAMDAFEDNKELNQKMAVYLTRLHESTGADIEPVYLLRENEIVLPSYEVPTWVTDHSRTAEALFKEVLEDYNLPFLLEPKVIPHASQSHSGAAETLSHYADRTHADLIVVGSHGRQGFQRFILGSFAESLLLESDVPVFVVGAHSASKPISNILFPTEFGDHSKENFRHVLNLAKKFNAEITLFHCIARPIESLFEMDTRPRVYNFKGKMLSLEQIVEQQIEHQSQRAQHWITWARTEGVMAQYQIDSSYKSIDEAILAAIPQHDIGLVVMEAQSGPMSSAILGSFTRNVVRQAECPVYVLTRHFYDHIEDRFGDAAAP, from the coding sequence ATGAGAATCATCTGGGCCATGGATGCCTTTGAAGACAATAAAGAACTCAACCAAAAGATGGCCGTCTATTTGACTCGCCTTCACGAAAGCACAGGGGCCGACATCGAACCCGTCTATTTGCTTCGTGAAAACGAGATCGTGCTTCCCAGTTATGAAGTACCAACATGGGTCACAGATCACTCCCGCACAGCAGAGGCGCTATTTAAAGAAGTTTTAGAGGATTACAATCTCCCGTTCTTGCTTGAACCTAAGGTCATTCCTCACGCATCTCAATCACACTCCGGTGCTGCCGAAACGCTTTCGCATTATGCGGATCGCACCCATGCTGACCTGATCGTCGTGGGAAGTCACGGACGCCAAGGCTTTCAACGCTTTATCTTGGGAAGTTTCGCCGAAAGCTTATTGCTTGAATCCGACGTACCGGTTTTTGTGGTGGGAGCTCATTCGGCTTCCAAACCCATTTCGAATATTTTATTCCCGACCGAGTTCGGTGATCACTCGAAAGAAAATTTCCGTCACGTGTTGAATTTGGCTAAAAAGTTCAATGCAGAAATCACCCTCTTTCACTGCATCGCTCGCCCGATTGAAAGTTTGTTTGAGATGGACACGCGTCCCCGCGTGTATAACTTCAAAGGAAAAATGCTAAGTCTTGAACAAATCGTCGAGCAGCAGATTGAGCATCAATCCCAACGTGCACAACACTGGATCACCTGGGCGCGCACTGAAGGTGTGATGGCTCAATACCAAATTGATAGCTCGTATAAATCTATTGATGAAGCCATTTTAGCAGCTATTCCTCAACACGATATCGGTTTGGTTGTGATGGAAGCCCAGAGTGGGCCAATGAGTTCTGCGATCTTAGGCAGCTTTACACGCAATGTGGTTCGCCAAGCAGAGTGTCCAGTGTATGTTTTGACCAGACATTTTTACGATCATATCGAAGATCGCTTTGGAGACGCGGCAGCCCCTTAA